From Alienimonas californiensis, a single genomic window includes:
- a CDS encoding GumC family protein codes for MQIPPPDAGTFDPTAPLRLAGTAVRRAWPRMLAFFVAVMGLAFVGLMFAPREYGSQAKLFVRVGRESIGLDPTATTGQTFSLQESRKTEMNSVLNVITTREVYERVAERVGPDVILEQGGWSPADPIFGLLAAATGGDGDEDPEREALTERERAVKALSQSFDVYSAEDSSVIDVTCRADSPELARTLLTEFLGAFQGVYLEMFRSGSFEFFEEQVALLGERHDTAGAALRDAKDAIQATSVEGRRTALQHQLEAIDDRLLLALAERDAKTAERDALRTAIAELLEGTAVGGSGMGVASGSPDDAADSLRKQVDGLRLREQELLSRYTERHPEVLAARERLAAAEALLAGARGPGDAAAASTNPTLQGLHLRALEEQAAGEALDRRIETTQAQKRDLLADLRALNAREAEIDRLQRESDLLAAKYGEYSERLEQARMNRELADGRITNVKVAQPPTLVFKPVSPNKPVVAILAFLLASGGAVALGLLSVLPSFAGAAAGRPTPEPAADADPVTFEPEPAEPAAPAEPAEPRRPIGRPAFAGDGHVDLPR; via the coding sequence GTGCAGATTCCCCCGCCCGACGCTGGTACGTTCGATCCGACGGCTCCGTTGCGGCTGGCCGGTACGGCGGTGCGGCGGGCCTGGCCGCGGATGCTGGCGTTCTTTGTGGCGGTGATGGGCCTGGCGTTCGTGGGCCTGATGTTCGCCCCGCGGGAGTACGGGTCCCAGGCGAAGCTGTTCGTGCGCGTGGGTCGGGAGAGCATCGGCCTGGACCCGACGGCCACCACCGGGCAGACGTTCTCCCTGCAGGAGTCCCGCAAGACGGAAATGAATTCCGTCCTGAACGTCATCACCACCCGGGAGGTGTACGAACGCGTCGCCGAACGCGTCGGCCCGGACGTGATTTTGGAACAGGGCGGCTGGTCGCCGGCGGATCCGATCTTCGGGCTGCTCGCCGCGGCGACCGGCGGAGACGGCGACGAGGACCCCGAACGGGAGGCCCTCACGGAGCGGGAAAGGGCCGTCAAGGCGCTCTCCCAATCCTTCGACGTCTATAGCGCGGAGGATTCCTCGGTGATCGACGTCACCTGCCGGGCGGACTCCCCGGAGCTGGCCCGCACGCTGCTGACCGAGTTCCTCGGCGCCTTCCAGGGCGTGTATCTGGAGATGTTCCGCTCCGGCTCCTTTGAATTCTTCGAAGAGCAGGTCGCCCTGCTGGGCGAGCGGCACGACACGGCCGGCGCCGCGCTGCGGGACGCCAAGGACGCGATCCAGGCGACCAGCGTCGAGGGCCGGCGGACGGCGTTGCAGCATCAATTAGAGGCGATCGACGACCGTTTGCTGCTGGCCCTCGCCGAACGCGACGCCAAAACGGCGGAGCGCGACGCCCTGCGGACCGCGATCGCCGAGCTGTTGGAGGGCACCGCCGTCGGCGGCTCCGGCATGGGCGTGGCGAGCGGCTCCCCGGACGACGCCGCCGATTCGCTCCGCAAGCAGGTGGACGGCCTCCGCCTGCGGGAGCAGGAACTGCTGTCCCGCTATACGGAGCGGCACCCGGAGGTCCTCGCCGCCCGCGAGCGCCTTGCCGCCGCGGAGGCGCTGCTGGCCGGCGCCCGCGGGCCGGGCGACGCCGCCGCCGCCTCGACCAACCCCACATTGCAGGGCCTGCACCTGCGGGCGCTGGAGGAACAGGCCGCCGGCGAGGCCCTCGACCGTCGCATCGAAACGACTCAGGCCCAGAAGCGGGATTTGCTCGCCGATCTGCGGGCCCTGAACGCCCGCGAGGCGGAGATCGACCGGCTCCAGCGCGAGTCGGACCTCCTCGCCGCCAAGTACGGGGAGTACTCGGAGCGGCTGGAACAGGCCCGGATGAACCGCGAGCTGGCCGACGGCCGCATCACGAACGTGAAGGTCGCCCAGCCGCCCACGCTGGTGTTCAAACCGGTGAGCCCGAACAAGCCGGTGGTGGCGATTCTCGCCTTCCTGCTGGCCAGCGGCGGCGCCGTCGCCCTGGGGCTGCTCTCCGTGCTGCCCTCCTTCGCCGGCGCCGCGGCCGGGCGACCAACTCCGGAGCCGGCCGCGGACGCCGATCCGGTGACGTTCGAACCCGAACCCGCTGAACCCGCCGCCCCAGCCGAACCGGCGGAGCCGCGCCGTCCGATCGGGCGCCCCGCGTTCGCGGGCGACGGGCACGTCGACCTTCCCCGCTGA